From the genome of Pseudoliparis swirei isolate HS2019 ecotype Mariana Trench chromosome 14, NWPU_hadal_v1, whole genome shotgun sequence:
ATGCATATCATTAATTTtatttgcgggggggggggttatgttattattgttttattttgtaaacatgCAGTTTGCCTTTGACATGTCGAGTGGATTCACACAACACGATGTAATCTGCATCTTTTCTGCAAGGTTGTTGCTAATTATCCAGATATAGAGATTATCCACCAGAAGAGGGGGGTCTCATTTTAATCGTACTGGATTCAATCTGCTCGAATTGAGTGGGATCTATTTGTTTGGGAAGACAAAAGATGTAAAGAACAAAGTGCATGTGTAACTTGCGCACGCCGCCGTGCATTGTTGATGAAAAAGAGATTCACTCGCGGTTCATCAGCGATTTGATTTCCAAGACTACTTGCTGACGGCTGTGAACccgataggggggggggggtgacacacATGTGGTCAATCCGCCCGCCGCATCAAAGCCGCGGCGATGATCCGCCCGCTCCCGTGCGTTCGATGCCGTCCCGAGTGTGGACTCCGCCGGTAGCTTCCAAAGGGAGCGTgcggggaggcgggggggggggggggggtcaagttaCGAGGCCTGCGCTCATGTCTCAGTTTGGAAAAGCATTCAGGGGCAGCGGGAGAGGAGAGCGTTCAATTGTGAAACTCAGACGTTGTTATTTTGCATTTCTTTTGGTGCTCTGACATCCAGAGGGTGATGGTGTGTTGTGTCAGCATGGGAAAAAGAAAGGGTTAGCATAGCTCATCATCAAGGGTTAGTTAGCTCATCATCATGAATAAATGAAGCTTCTAGTTGCATTCATAGTCACTTTTTCTACACGTCATATATTTGGGTTTTGGGCTGTTCATTAGACCAAAAAAAGTAGCAATTTAAAGATGCCGCGTGGTCATTTGTCCCTGGACTCGTCAACATGACCCAACAGGTGTCGAAGCCTCCGTGGCACACAAAACCTCCCTGTTGTGGCTAAATACGTGGCTTTAAAAGGCTCGGCGTTCGGCATGCGACTCCAAGTGACGGGTTCATCTGCTCCAATGTGTATCGCGGCGAGGCGGGGGATGACCCAACGGAGTGATCGGCGGGTTTAGAGGGAACGGCaacgagggggcgggggggtcacCAAAGGTCGACGCGTGACGTCTACGGTCGTAACTACGGGCGTTAAACATGACGGGGGATGCGTCGGCATTCAGGAGCAATTTAACCTCCAAATAACATTCAAATGAATACAACTCTCACGCCGCCGTATTTTGAGATCATCAAAGAATCCCCTGGCACCTTGAGCCGGTCGGATTAGAAGGCGtggccctgaacgcctcatcTAAGGGCGTTGATGCATTAATAAGGAGAacttggtggtgtgtgtgtgtatcacgaATCAAAGGAAATCTTGATTTACCCTTTTTCTTCATCCTCCGGGGAGTTGCCGGACGTTTTTTCTCTATGCTTCCAGTGATGAGCAGAACTTTCCCACGGTTTATTGCTCTCATATCGCAGCATATCTTCACAGCTCGCTCCACAAAAACAGAGACGGTCGTAACTGTCATTCCTCTCGTAACAACCAAAGGCCTGCTGAAGTGTCCTTGGGCAGGACGCCGGAGCTCTCCATAAAGTGTCACTTTACATTTTTTGGATCAGGGGGTAATAAGAATTCCCGAGCCGCCTCCCCCTGAGTTGATGAGATCGGTTGTTGTGAGCTTGTGACCAGAGGAAGACATGTtatcgttttttttaaatgttctaaatgttccagtcccagctgtggagacattggtacagCTATCTATGTATAAGTAATTTGTAGgtctatgtattttattatattgaaAATACTGAAATAAAAGTTCAATGATGATGATTGTTAAGAGACTAGGGCAGAAAAAGTGTCAAGGACTCAGAGATTTTAAATCTCAGTGGCACTATAAAGAAGACTAATACaacaataactagaacgggcactcggtagagcgcatagcttcgcatatcacaggattgggcattgaattatgaacatgttggcattatttgcatgccaattggatataaatataaatatataaatttggtaaaaagaatattttgacctttccatgacctttccattgacctttgacccgatcggtcccaaaatctaatcaaatggtccccggataataaccaatcatcccaccaaatttcatgcgattcaagaagattttgacctttttcatgaccttgaccgtgacctttgacccgatcgatcccaaaatctaatcaaatggtccccggataataaccaaatttcatgcgattcggtttaatactttttgacttatgcgaataacacgcacgcacgcatacaaatacacggcgatcaaaacattaccttccgcattttcaatgcgaaggtaatcataataatatcaaAGAATGGGGACGAATGGACTTGGGTCTCCAACTAAAAGGCCCCAGTTCTCATAATCAATGGAACCCTTCAGAACCGGAGAGTGAAGCCCAATGTGCGAATCCCCGATgtctgaaaaataaagaaatggctcAATTCATTTCCTCTCCCATAAAACAACCTCCGAGCTGATTTCTTTCTGTCGGGAGGGGGGTCAGCTGGTCCGAGAGCGGCGTTGACTGGGCGACATATTGTGTTTGGCTGCAGGAACAGTGACTTCAGAACCAGAGGGTCCTGTTTCTCTCACGGAATACCAGCCGCTCGCACTCTGGGAAAAGAGCCCGATATATACTcacccggagagagagagggcgagggtCCCACACGGCTCGCCCTCCGcatgtctctctgtgtgacccGGAGAAGCCAAAATGAGTCCACTGAGATCTGTTTGtgcagcgagggggggggggaggttgggggaggcttttgaaaaaaaaagaccagCTGGACGGTGCTTTCGCAGAACCTCGCCGCAGCTCAGAGTGTCAGAGGCAGGAGATGGTAGAATTAATCAACAATTAGCGATTCCATATTTCTGGCTTTTCCCTTCTCGGTGGAACGTTCGGTTAATCTCCCGACGCTATTAATGTCAGTCATCCGACATCGCTCGGATTTGTCAGTGTGTTGCGACCGTTACTTTATTTAGTGCCCGTGTTCTTTGTTAAATATACCACACGGATTCCTCTGCGAGCCGTTGGACGGGGCCAACGCTTTCCATGATGCGGCAGAGATGGAGGGGGATCATGTGCCCGATGAAGTGCTCCGCCACTGTCGACTGGTCCGCATGTCATCCAACACGGTGGAGTGATGGTCCACTTTAAAAGAATTATTTGAGAAAAATACCACTCACCACATCCGAATATACAGTTTCTTGGCCAATAAGTCACAGTTCGTGTGCTGgtgtggggtcagaggtcaaatttGGAAGCCAAACAGTCGATTACTGTTAGCGTAGCTGAGCATAAAGAGTGGAAACAGATGGAAACAGCTAGCCCGTCTCCGTCTGGTAGAAACAACATGCACCGAGCAGCATCTGCAGAGCTCACTGTGCAACACGTTGTTGTTTACTGGGGGTTATGCATCAGACTAATTCCTGGAAGGGAACCGCAACTTCTTGAAATTTCGGAGAATCCCTTTTAATGGATACATGAGAGTAGCATGTTCCCCCAGGGTGCACCCCAGcaaatttttctttgtagccaCACCTCATGTCAACAGACTCCTTACAGTCAACGAACATCTCAGAGctatttgtccccccccccccccccccccaatgcatGGCCTCTGCTTCTGGCTGTGAAATTCTCGGCATATGTGACATAATTGGATAAAGCGACACAGGTGGCAGCTTGATGCTAAATACGCACCGTTCGGAAAAAATACATGGATAAACAAGCAAGCCGTGCTGTGGACCCTCCATCGCCCGTTGTTTCCCGTCCCTGTGTTTGCCGTCGCTACGGAAACGGACCCAGCTGAGAGGAGAGGGCTTAGCGCGGCGCTGCGGCTTTGCATAGCTTTCCCATTCCCTAAATGACACGGGCTATTTAATTATCGGGCTATTCTCTGCTCCACTAACATTTCCTTCCGCTACCCTCTTATTCAAGAGACACGTCGAGAGCCACGGGAACAGACGAGGGAAGGACGGGAGCGTCGCTAACGGGAATGCACTCACGTTAGTCCGCACGAGGCCGGACACATTTGGGGACGTCTCCTGAATGGGCGTGGTTTGATCGGAGGCCCGGGGCCTCGGCGGTGAGGGTGAAGGAGGGTGCGTTACACCCATCTGCCAGGATGACTCATCGGCAGGGCTCCAGGGTTGGGGATGAGCTTCGGGCAGCTCATCCTGAAAGTGACGTGTCCttgtattttcaaaatatcCTCTCAtcactccttttttttctttcaccgcAGCTGAATATAAAAAATGCCAGAGAAGCGCATTATCATCCTCCATGTCCCCACATTGGGGTTATTGGGACAAACCACGTGTCTTGAGATAATGTGTTGTTTATCTAAACTTTCCcattgttcttttttaaagttctgACTATATTCCTCTTGGTTTTGGTACCATTGCAGCTCGTGGTCTTCAAAAGCGTTTATGTGACCGTCGCTGATGGTTTTTTAATATTAATCTTATTACATTATCGACACATTTTGCAAACTCCTCCTGAATGCTCATCTAGCGGTGCTTCATGTGCAGTAACAGACGAACCAGAATCACTTGCAACGTCTGGGTTGAACGATCTTCACAAGCGATCGATCAGGTGATCGAAGCCTGAGCTGAATGTGACCCTCGACATTAAGACCGCCTCACTTCCCCTCATAGATATTCCCGAGTCAACAAATAACATCCACCTTGTTTATTTGCACCTCGTTGTTTTGCCGATGAGCATTGTCTTTGAGACACGCGTCAGAAAGGCGACGCTCTCAGAGAGACATGTGACTCGTGGAAAGACAGAAGCACATCTTATTGAGGTGGTTGCTGGGCAACTAGGATGGGGGGGGAAGCCTGCAGGGATAACAAGATGTAAGGAAGCAAAGCCCACATTGAATTATAATATTTTAGTATTCTCTGAAGAGTTGATTTGTTTGTTCCCCAACGTCTCAGCTCTCGCCTTCTCCTCGCTTCCACCGTCCACGGGCTTGGATGACCCCTAATTTTAGCCCGGGGGTTCGTCGGATACCGGACGACGGATTGGATTACAGGCTAAAAGGAGGGGGCGGGCGGGGGCAGCAGTAATTAGTTTGGGGAATAATCCAAAATATCACAacatttctgatttatttgtgaCACTTTGAGTTCATCTTCCAGTGAGAGGCAGGGTGCGCTGGAcgctgtgaccctgtgaccctctgCCACGACACAGATGGGTGGACCGACTGGGAACGCACCAGTGGATGAATGAGTACATGCTGatactttttaatgtttttagcaTTGCAGCAGTCGATGTGCATCTTTTCTTGGAGGACATTGAGTTGAATTGATACTCCGatatcattatttatatacTGGGACGCAATTACTGCAGACAAAGTGACCAGCTGACTTCTCTAATCTCCCCACAACATCCAGAGGCCGCGTTGCTTTAAAGCAGCGGTGTCTGGTTGCAGCATCTCAGGCAGGAGATGAGACGCGCTGTCCTGCAGGCCGCCGACCCGATGAGCAGCAAACAATGTGTTCTCAAATATACTAAAGAGGAAAatataagaagaaaaaatataagaaGAAAAATAGGATGCAAGCGTTACCCATCTTGTTTTTCTATGTTGTATGTCTTTATTTGGATCCTGTTTTTATTGTGTTAAAGGTTGACTCTGTTGAGATAAATATGCGTGTGTTTAGGCCCTTTCAGGCCACTGTAGGCCGCAAAAGTTTTATAAACACACCAAAGGAGTCAAAAATAACGAAACAAATGTGCATTGTTGTTGAGCGCAAACACTCCAGAGGGCCTCTCCCAAAACTAAAAATGCCGCCCTCTGCTGGCTGAACAGAGCTAAGCGTCCCAAAAAGGCAGAATGATAATGTCCAGTATTTATGATGGAGACGATATCGCAGTTATCTTGAACACGTGTGCTCCGTCAACACAGACCTGCACATTTCCAGAACTTATCAAGGACATCTAACAGGTGACCCATATGTTGGCCTGTCACACGTCGGCGCGTTGCCGCGTATATAAGCGGCGCCAGCGGCTCCCGGCGGTTAACAGTCCTGGACACAACCATGGCGACCTACACTTTGACCTTGCTGTGCCTCTTCGCTGCTTCGGCCTTCTGTGCCAAGCTGGTAAGTgaaatacattatttacatCTCTAATCTCAATTATATTGAGTTTTATTGTCATCTCACATTTTTGCCTTTGCTCCTATGTGCAATAAACTAACCTttatttctctccccctctctgaaaACCATTCCTGAAGGGAGGTGAGTGTTTGAaatgatcattattattatcttatgaTTAATATGATAatcatacacattcacacttcACAAAATCGTGTTTCTTTTAATCCATTCAGGACCCCCGGATTCATCCCCAGACTTCGTCACATTGGCAACCAACCCGAGTGCCATAGTGAACCAGCATAACGCCCTGAGGAGAGGAGTTCAGCCGGCTGCGAGCAACATGTTGCAGATGGTACGGTCCAACATCAAAGAGCGTATCGTGTGCTCCGGATTTATTTGATCTAGTACTCGGCCTGATACAACATGCATTTGTATCCAGTCCTGGTCCACTGTGCATGTCCAGTAACGGCCGCTCTGTCCACAGAGCTGGAACGACGAGGCTGCAGCCAACGCTCAGAGATGGGCCAACACCTGCTCCATGAAGCACAGCCCGGCAGCGACCGGGTGATCAGCAGTGAGTCCATCGCTTGGTTTGGACACGAGACTTATTGGAGCCACACATAGAGCGACATGTGGAGACGGTGCATGATCGTGATGGTGCGTaacggtgtctctctctctctctctctgcagctagCGGCTGTGGAGAGAACCTGTACATGTCCAGCGTTCAGAACCCGTGGAGCGACGCGGTCCAGTCCTGGTACGACGAGGTGAAGGACTGGCGCTACGGAGTGGGGTCCACCAACGGAGGCGTCGTGGGACACTTCACACAGGTGCAGCAAGGGGACCCATTGATATGGACCCACTCAGTATTTTGCACATGCGGTCCTGGAGATTTGatttcctctcctgtcctccaatCAGCTGGTCTGGTACCGGTCCAACAAGGTTGGCTGTGCGATGGCTTACTGCCCCAACTCTTACTACAAGTACTTCTACGTCTGCCAGTACTGCCCACCGTGAGTACAA
Proteins encoded in this window:
- the LOC130204805 gene encoding LOW QUALITY PROTEIN: serotriflin-like (The sequence of the model RefSeq protein was modified relative to this genomic sequence to represent the inferred CDS: inserted 1 base in 1 codon) is translated as MATYTLTLLCLFAASAFCAKLGGPPDSSPDFVTLATNPSAIVNQHNALRRGVQPAASNMLQMSWNDEAAANAQRWANTCSMKHSXGSDRVISTSGCGENLYMSSVQNPWSDAVQSWYDEVKDWRYGVGSTNGGVVGHFTQLVWYRSNKVGCAMAYCPNSYYKYFYVCQYCPPGNLQYARPYESGSSCGDCRNACNNKLCTNPCAYTDQYSNCGQLKQQWGCSNSNVASWCPASCKCGSEIKSISHGALTQSIKYANV